A genomic stretch from Sulfurimonas sediminis includes:
- the hemA gene encoding glutamyl-tRNA reductase, which yields MHYLIVSLSHKNSDLELREKFTYTDEEKEACLQRLLKSPNISEAVMLATCNRMELYVCCSDIEEATEHMMKLLAFKGGLPEEVLRKTAEIVDDSSAIHHLFAVASSIDSMVVGETQIAGQLKDAFKFSNERGYSDKKMSRALSHAFKCAAKVRNLTDISSKPVSVASVAIKQIKEKVQNLREKKALVIGVGEMSEICAKHLVSDGVETFIANRTKQKAQTLAQECNAKVYEFGDLDKAVNEFDIIFTATASSYPIITNELIEDVDFERFWFDLAVPRDIDIKNRENIFLFVVDDIKDIVDANKAQREQYVRQAHGIVGRSVVEFYEWLDTLNVEPIIKEIYKKAEKAAQEETQRAVKKGFLPQEYEKQAQKMAHQAIKRFLHDMTKKMRAASHEAKSDSVTGAMQYILNDEHDNIPDQYKHHLKKD from the coding sequence ATGCATTATTTAATTGTAAGTCTTTCACATAAAAACAGCGATTTGGAACTGAGAGAAAAGTTCACCTATACGGATGAAGAGAAAGAGGCATGTCTGCAAAGACTTCTCAAATCGCCTAACATCAGTGAAGCTGTCATGCTGGCTACATGTAACCGTATGGAACTGTATGTGTGCTGCAGTGACATTGAAGAAGCAACAGAACATATGATGAAGTTACTGGCATTCAAAGGTGGTTTGCCGGAAGAGGTTTTACGAAAAACTGCTGAGATAGTTGATGACAGTAGTGCTATTCATCATCTTTTTGCGGTTGCAAGTTCTATAGACTCTATGGTAGTCGGTGAGACACAGATTGCAGGACAGTTAAAAGATGCTTTTAAATTCTCTAATGAACGCGGTTATTCGGATAAAAAAATGTCACGAGCACTCTCTCATGCGTTTAAATGTGCTGCAAAGGTAAGAAATCTTACCGATATATCCTCAAAACCGGTTTCTGTGGCTTCTGTAGCAATAAAACAGATTAAAGAAAAGGTTCAAAATTTACGTGAAAAAAAAGCACTTGTGATTGGTGTAGGTGAAATGAGTGAAATCTGTGCAAAACACCTTGTCTCGGATGGAGTGGAAACTTTTATTGCAAACAGAACCAAGCAAAAAGCCCAGACTTTGGCACAGGAGTGCAATGCGAAAGTATATGAATTTGGAGACCTGGACAAAGCGGTTAACGAATTTGACATTATATTTACTGCTACGGCTTCCTCTTATCCTATTATTACCAACGAACTTATAGAAGATGTAGATTTTGAGAGATTCTGGTTTGACCTGGCTGTTCCAAGAGATATTGATATAAAAAACAGAGAAAATATTTTTCTTTTTGTTGTGGATGATATAAAAGATATTGTAGATGCGAACAAAGCACAAAGAGAACAGTATGTAAGACAGGCACACGGAATTGTAGGGCGAAGTGTTGTGGAGTTTTATGAGTGGCTTGATACACTCAATGTGGAACCTATCATAAAAGAGATTTATAAAAAAGCCGAAAAAGCCGCACAGGAAGAGACACAACGTGCGGTTAAAAAAGGTTTTCTGCCTCAAGAGTATGAAAAGCAAGCCCAAAAAATGGCGCATCAGGCAATCAAAAGATTTTTGCATGATATGACAAAAAAGATGCGTGCTGCCTCGCATGAAGCCAAAAGTGATTCTGTTACCGGAGCAATGCAGTATATTCTTAATGATGAACATGACAATATTCCAGACCAGTACAAACACCATTTAAAAAAGGATTAA